A stretch of the Thermus thermophilus genome encodes the following:
- a CDS encoding efflux RND transporter periplasmic adaptor subunit — MRRGFLLALLLLLGLGGYFLLRPKAPSQAQEVPEVYTVARGDVRVVVAGSGRLEPWRTLEVRPEVQGTLLSLVAEGKEVRQGEVVAELDPVPFRRALEKAQADLKRAEANLANTRAQGENSLASLRAALKNAEVAYANAEASLETARRNLEATRALYQAGGASRQALLEAEVGYANAQRALENARAGLEAQREALRLRQVQLQEDLKAQEAALAQAHLALAEARANLEKTRVRAPFAGVVLAVFPSPGAQVGPNTPLLTLGDLSAYALALEVDETEIAKVRVGQEVNVTLEGLPGEVFRGRVVAVSPQAQVVNNIPVFKVTVQLPYDARLRPGMSADGEIVVEEARDVLVVPKRAVERVRGRAYVTVLLPDGSTDSVRVVLGPEDARMVAVLEGLKEGDQVVLPRPSPGSPTPRTPSAPAPVPFPGFGR; from the coding sequence ATGAGGCGTGGGTTCCTCCTCGCCTTACTTCTGCTTTTAGGCCTGGGGGGGTACTTCCTTCTCCGCCCCAAGGCGCCCTCCCAGGCCCAAGAGGTTCCCGAGGTCTACACCGTGGCGCGGGGGGACGTGCGGGTGGTGGTGGCGGGCTCGGGCCGGCTGGAGCCCTGGCGGACCCTCGAGGTGCGCCCGGAGGTCCAGGGAACCCTCCTCTCCCTGGTGGCCGAGGGGAAGGAGGTGCGGCAGGGGGAGGTGGTGGCGGAGCTGGATCCCGTTCCCTTCCGCCGGGCCCTGGAAAAGGCCCAGGCGGATCTGAAGAGGGCGGAGGCTAACCTGGCCAACACCCGCGCCCAAGGGGAAAACAGCTTGGCCTCCTTGCGGGCCGCCTTGAAGAACGCCGAAGTGGCCTACGCCAACGCCGAGGCCTCCCTGGAGACGGCCCGGCGCAACCTGGAGGCAACGCGCGCCCTCTACCAGGCGGGAGGGGCCAGCCGTCAGGCCCTCTTGGAGGCGGAGGTGGGTTACGCCAACGCCCAGAGGGCCCTGGAGAACGCCCGGGCTGGCCTAGAGGCGCAACGGGAAGCCCTGCGCCTGCGCCAGGTCCAGCTCCAGGAGGACCTGAAGGCGCAGGAAGCGGCTTTGGCCCAAGCCCACCTGGCCTTGGCGGAAGCCCGGGCCAATCTGGAGAAGACCCGGGTGCGGGCTCCCTTCGCGGGGGTGGTGCTTGCGGTCTTCCCCAGTCCGGGGGCCCAGGTGGGCCCGAACACCCCCCTTCTTACCCTTGGGGACCTCTCGGCCTACGCCTTGGCCTTGGAGGTGGACGAGACCGAGATCGCCAAGGTCCGGGTGGGCCAGGAGGTAAATGTGACCCTGGAAGGCCTTCCCGGAGAGGTGTTCCGGGGCCGGGTGGTGGCCGTGAGCCCCCAGGCTCAGGTGGTGAACAACATCCCCGTCTTCAAGGTGACGGTGCAGCTTCCCTATGATGCGCGCTTGCGCCCGGGCATGAGCGCCGACGGGGAGATCGTGGTGGAGGAGGCCCGGGACGTCTTGGTGGTGCCCAAGCGAGCGGTGGAGCGGGTGCGGGGCCGGGCTTACGTCACCGTGCTTCTCCCCGACGGCTCCACGGATAGCGTGCGGGTGGTGCTGGGCCCGGAGGACGCCCGAATGGTGGCGGTGCTGGAGGGCTTGAAGGAGGGGGACCAGGTGGTCCTGCCCAGGCCCAGCCCGGGATCGCCGACCCCCCGCACCCCTTCGGCCCCGGCGCCCGTGCCCTTTCCGGGGTTCGGGAGGTGA
- a CDS encoding TolC family protein — MRRTLAVLSLGAMALAQPALDWRGAWGLALQHNPAYQNALLSREAARAELKALEADPTTLVQPLAQARQALALAELQVEASRLTLLQNLMSAYTALLEAQENERVLEANRALAERNLAVARARRQVGNATDLDVAKAEAALRSAELALENAKAQRPALLKALEGAMGISLAQEPRLSPLPEPKPLEPVLDALKEGLEERLPSLLQARQAVELAELQVSLADNDYTPRLTLEKARANLETARRSQANVRAQALATLESAYAQAQAAWSQVLTARETLANQERTLEVARRSFQAGTISQVQLQQEEVGYLQSRQGLLQAQNAYWRALAALSVAAGMDLTGLGVGP, encoded by the coding sequence ATGAGGCGAACGCTGGCGGTTTTGTCCTTGGGGGCCATGGCCCTGGCCCAGCCGGCCCTGGACTGGCGGGGCGCGTGGGGGCTGGCTTTGCAGCACAACCCCGCTTACCAGAACGCGCTCCTTTCCCGGGAAGCGGCGAGGGCGGAGCTTAAGGCCCTGGAGGCGGATCCCACCACCTTGGTCCAGCCCCTCGCCCAGGCGCGGCAGGCTTTAGCCCTGGCGGAACTCCAGGTGGAGGCGAGCCGCCTCACCTTGCTTCAGAACCTCATGTCGGCTTACACCGCCCTCCTGGAGGCCCAGGAAAACGAACGGGTGCTGGAGGCTAACCGGGCCCTGGCGGAGAGGAACTTGGCGGTGGCCCGTGCCCGGCGCCAGGTGGGCAACGCCACCGACCTGGACGTGGCCAAGGCGGAGGCGGCCCTGCGCTCGGCGGAGCTGGCCCTTGAAAACGCCAAGGCCCAGCGGCCCGCCCTCTTGAAGGCCCTGGAGGGGGCCATGGGGATCTCCCTGGCCCAGGAGCCCAGGCTTTCCCCCTTGCCGGAGCCCAAGCCTTTGGAACCCGTCCTGGACGCCCTGAAGGAGGGTCTGGAGGAGCGGCTTCCCAGCCTGTTGCAGGCCCGGCAGGCCGTGGAGTTGGCGGAACTCCAAGTAAGCCTGGCCGACAACGACTACACCCCCCGCCTCACCTTGGAAAAGGCCCGGGCCAACCTGGAGACCGCCCGCAGGAGCCAAGCCAACGTTCGGGCCCAGGCCCTTGCCACCCTGGAGAGCGCTTATGCCCAGGCCCAAGCGGCTTGGAGCCAGGTGCTCACCGCCCGGGAAACCCTGGCCAACCAGGAGAGGACCCTGGAGGTGGCGCGGCGCTCCTTCCAGGCGGGGACCATCAGCCAGGTACAGCTCCAGCAGGAGGAGGTGGGCTACCTGCAGTCCCGGCAGGGCCTCCTGCAGGCGCAAAACGCCTACTGGCGGGCCCTGGCGGCTTTGAGCGTGGCGGCGGGGATGGACCTCACGGGGCTGGGGGTGGGGCCATGA
- a CDS encoding outer membrane lipoprotein carrier protein LolA, with amino-acid sequence MRKLAAFLGWVGLLSLGLAQSAPDILDRVEKNLSTPWQATVQGRIQGPGGEEELLARVYALPQARLFRVEFLKPGSLEGNFTVITEKEVWNYLYLTNQLVISPREKAKIQGLGFAPQGLGDLKALSEQVDLRLEGEVRLPEGMAWKLVGRSKEGQGFAAMELYLLKADPRPLRFVFLDEKGKVLADLKVVEFKRTNLTEAQLKRYPKDAQVVRR; translated from the coding sequence ATGAGAAAGCTGGCGGCGTTTTTGGGTTGGGTCGGGTTGCTCTCCCTAGGTCTGGCACAGTCGGCGCCGGACATCCTGGACCGGGTGGAGAAGAACCTCTCCACCCCCTGGCAGGCCACGGTCCAAGGCCGGATCCAAGGCCCGGGCGGAGAGGAGGAGCTCCTTGCCCGGGTGTACGCCCTGCCCCAGGCCCGGCTCTTCCGGGTGGAGTTCTTGAAGCCGGGCTCCCTGGAGGGGAACTTCACCGTAATCACCGAGAAGGAGGTGTGGAACTACCTCTACCTCACCAACCAGCTGGTCATCTCCCCCAGGGAGAAGGCCAAGATCCAAGGCCTGGGCTTCGCGCCCCAGGGCTTGGGCGACCTGAAGGCCCTCTCGGAGCAGGTGGACCTCCGCCTCGAGGGGGAGGTGCGCCTGCCGGAAGGGATGGCCTGGAAGCTTGTGGGCCGAAGCAAGGAAGGCCAGGGCTTCGCCGCAATGGAGTTGTACCTCCTCAAGGCCGACCCCAGGCCCCTTCGCTTCGTCTTCCTGGACGAGAAGGGAAAGGTCCTCGCCGACCTCAAGGTGGTGGAGTTCAAGCGGACCAACCTCACGGAGGCCCAGCTCAAGCGCTACCCCAAGGACGCCCAGGTGGTCCGCCGCTAA
- a CDS encoding response regulator transcription factor translates to MQVLLLEDEPRLGQAVARALAAQGYGVRWAKNLEEAREAFLELEPDLMVLDVRLPEDEDGGFRFAEEAREAGYKGPILFLTARDALEDRVQGLDLGGDDYLVKPFHLEELLARVRALLRRASEVKASRVRLGPLEVDLAGRGVYLGGKRVDLSLKEFALLEAFLLHPGRVFAPEELAERVFGDPEKVGAVKVYVHYLRQKLFPEVVRTVPGGYRLGHEP, encoded by the coding sequence GTGCAGGTGCTTCTTCTGGAGGACGAGCCCCGCCTGGGGCAGGCGGTGGCCCGGGCCCTCGCCGCCCAGGGCTACGGGGTCCGCTGGGCCAAAAACTTGGAGGAAGCCCGGGAGGCCTTCCTGGAGCTGGAGCCCGACCTCATGGTCCTGGACGTGCGCCTTCCCGAGGACGAGGACGGCGGCTTCCGCTTCGCCGAGGAAGCGCGGGAGGCGGGCTACAAGGGGCCCATCCTCTTCCTCACCGCCCGGGACGCCCTCGAGGACCGCGTCCAGGGCCTGGACCTGGGCGGGGACGACTACCTGGTGAAGCCCTTCCACCTGGAGGAGCTTTTGGCCCGGGTGCGGGCCCTCCTCCGCCGGGCCTCGGAGGTGAAGGCCTCCCGGGTGCGGCTTGGCCCCTTGGAGGTGGACTTGGCGGGGCGGGGGGTCTACCTGGGGGGAAAGCGGGTGGACCTCTCCCTGAAGGAGTTCGCCCTCCTGGAGGCCTTCCTCCTCCACCCGGGCCGGGTCTTCGCCCCCGAGGAGCTCGCCGAGCGGGTCTTCGGCGACCCCGAGAAGGTGGGGGCGGTGAAGGTCTACGTCCACTACCTCCGGCAGAAGCTCTTCCCCGAGGTGGTGCGCACCGTGCCCGGGGGGTACCGGCTCGGCCATGAGCCTTAG
- a CDS encoding sensor histidine kinase, with amino-acid sequence MSLRTRLALFFALSIGLALFFQGALSYVAFKGLIEADLDRSLLFYARALAEGRPGPRGEFAFRLVQGGTRTQSPGFPDLPPLAPGRYWKEGWRVWVMEAPGGTLTLARYEPEALLALSRFRLALFASGAALTLAFALLATRLAGAALRPLSRLTEVARRVADSQDLSHRVPPEGGGELKALAEAFNHMLERLEAFLEREKRFTRDAAHELRTPVAAALAQLEAAEAGYLPPQEAQEAVKEELLRMKRLVEALLVLAREGRVTPVPLDLAALAREEARAFGVPYRGPETLPYEGDPLLLAQALRNLLRNAFLHGEGKGVEVRLFQEGKDLVLEVKDEGPGMPEEALKEAGRAFFRASAKPGEGLGLSVAKKVAEAHGGRLELLPHPPSGLRARLRLPR; translated from the coding sequence ATGAGCCTTAGGACGCGGCTTGCTCTCTTCTTCGCCCTTTCCATTGGGCTTGCCCTCTTCTTCCAGGGGGCCTTGAGCTACGTGGCCTTCAAAGGGCTCATAGAGGCCGACCTGGACCGCTCCCTCCTCTTCTACGCCCGCGCCCTCGCCGAGGGACGGCCTGGCCCTAGGGGCGAGTTCGCCTTCCGCCTGGTCCAAGGCGGGACAAGGACCCAAAGCCCCGGCTTCCCCGACCTACCCCCCCTTGCCCCGGGGCGGTACTGGAAGGAGGGGTGGCGGGTCTGGGTCATGGAGGCGCCTGGGGGCACCCTCACCCTGGCCCGGTACGAGCCTGAGGCCCTCCTGGCCCTTTCCCGCTTCCGCCTGGCCCTCTTCGCCTCGGGAGCGGCCCTCACCCTGGCCTTCGCCCTCCTCGCCACCCGCCTCGCCGGGGCCGCTCTACGGCCCCTCTCCCGCCTCACGGAGGTGGCGCGGCGGGTGGCGGACTCCCAGGACCTCTCCCACCGGGTGCCCCCGGAGGGGGGCGGGGAGCTCAAGGCCTTGGCCGAGGCCTTCAACCACATGCTGGAGCGCCTCGAGGCCTTCCTGGAGCGGGAGAAGCGCTTCACCCGGGACGCGGCCCACGAGCTCAGGACCCCGGTGGCCGCCGCTTTGGCCCAGCTGGAGGCGGCGGAGGCGGGCTACCTTCCTCCCCAGGAGGCCCAGGAGGCGGTGAAGGAGGAGCTTCTCCGCATGAAGCGCCTGGTGGAGGCCCTCCTCGTCCTGGCGCGGGAGGGGCGGGTGACGCCCGTGCCCTTGGACCTTGCCGCCCTCGCCCGGGAGGAGGCCAGGGCCTTCGGGGTGCCCTACCGGGGGCCCGAAACCCTCCCCTACGAAGGCGACCCCCTCCTCCTCGCCCAGGCCCTGCGGAACCTCCTCAGAAACGCCTTCCTCCACGGGGAGGGAAAGGGGGTGGAGGTGCGGCTTTTCCAGGAGGGGAAGGACCTCGTCCTGGAGGTGAAGGACGAAGGCCCGGGGATGCCCGAGGAGGCCCTGAAGGAGGCGGGCAGGGCCTTTTTCCGGGCCTCGGCGAAACCCGGGGAGGGGCTTGGGCTTTCCGTGGCGAAAAAGGTGGCCGAGGCCCACGGGGGGCGGCTTGAGCTTCTGCCCCACCCCCCCTCGGGTCTCAGGGCGCGCCTCCGGCTTCCTCGTTAA
- a CDS encoding DUF3987 domain-containing protein, giving the protein MLDFFASKPQPRTLLGVIENGTKKVWWENRPPSGDDLKAHLEGRRLLGLVPDKAINLDLDRTDLRDLRPLIEVLNALEVPAYAGPGNTRGSKVWFFFEEPLPDLEELARGLAALAKLLLGEGHSVEGYPNGQHGLFLPLFGALNGQPRPLYGAWSKSPVSLPFRPRYASPEAIRRLVRAVPFLEVALQRRPSGPRHEAAMTLLNLAHRAGVLEEVKVLLGTSKVYEAWELADTRTLEDWREELSRLAEAASSSDYPNKRGIPFLKEVGLDPSPIAKLLGEEPREWPKPKPLEELEAPLPPWKRGLLPPAMEDLANALAGQLLVEPTAPAVAMLAAVSAVLAHRKLAVAPEPANAGWEETPVLWAVLVGPPGSGKTPIIREAAKPLWAIEHSLAEENKAALEAYEQELLEWQAAKKGERGEKPKPPVPRRLVVGDATPEKLASILEGNPAVLAVVDELKGLLLAWRREDRAQGRAFFLSAYHGTPFVVDRVSRGTTYLPRPQVALLGGIQAGPWHQVVRGGLGKGEDADGLLQRFTPVVLDPLPPVKEPPPVPEETLWGYRDLVMRLWAEEVPTMVSPSPEAYRLWKEWRFETLQEQRNPELPEAWRGYLSKRMGLTARMAGILSALWGEPGVISERTMARAIFLVKAILEPHAKRAWRVGEVGDISPAIRLAKRLREGKVERFTRREVYTKEWGGITTSEEAGRALWLLEKAGWVAYDPEARAYLVNPRVHEEVGHAH; this is encoded by the coding sequence ATGCTTGACTTCTTCGCTTCCAAGCCCCAGCCCCGCACCCTTTTGGGAGTCATTGAGAACGGGACCAAGAAGGTTTGGTGGGAAAACCGGCCTCCCTCTGGTGATGACCTGAAAGCCCACCTTGAGGGCCGCCGGCTCCTCGGGCTGGTACCGGATAAGGCCATCAACCTGGACCTTGACCGCACGGACCTCCGGGACCTCCGTCCCCTCATTGAAGTCCTGAACGCCCTGGAAGTCCCGGCCTACGCTGGCCCGGGCAACACGCGGGGCTCCAAGGTATGGTTTTTCTTTGAGGAGCCCCTACCGGACCTGGAGGAGTTGGCCCGAGGACTGGCCGCCCTAGCCAAGCTCCTCCTCGGGGAGGGGCACAGCGTGGAGGGCTACCCTAACGGCCAGCACGGCCTTTTCCTCCCCCTTTTCGGAGCTTTGAACGGCCAGCCCCGGCCCCTCTACGGGGCTTGGAGCAAAAGCCCCGTTTCCCTTCCCTTCCGGCCCCGGTACGCCAGCCCGGAGGCCATACGCCGGTTGGTGCGGGCTGTGCCGTTCCTGGAGGTTGCTTTGCAACGCCGCCCCTCGGGGCCACGGCATGAAGCGGCCATGACCCTCCTCAACCTGGCTCACCGGGCCGGGGTGCTGGAAGAAGTGAAGGTGCTCCTCGGGACCTCCAAGGTCTACGAGGCATGGGAGCTTGCGGATACCCGCACCCTCGAGGATTGGAGGGAGGAACTAAGCCGGCTGGCCGAAGCCGCAAGCTCATCGGATTACCCGAATAAGCGCGGCATTCCCTTCCTCAAGGAGGTGGGGCTTGACCCCAGCCCCATCGCCAAGCTCCTCGGGGAGGAGCCCAGGGAGTGGCCCAAGCCCAAGCCCCTGGAGGAGCTGGAAGCCCCCTTGCCCCCCTGGAAGCGGGGGCTCCTCCCCCCGGCCATGGAGGACCTGGCCAACGCCCTAGCCGGCCAGCTTTTGGTGGAGCCCACCGCCCCCGCCGTGGCCATGCTGGCCGCCGTGAGCGCCGTCTTGGCCCACCGCAAGCTGGCGGTGGCCCCCGAGCCCGCGAACGCCGGTTGGGAGGAAACCCCCGTCCTTTGGGCGGTGCTGGTGGGGCCGCCGGGAAGCGGGAAGACCCCCATCATCCGGGAAGCCGCAAAGCCCCTTTGGGCCATTGAGCACTCCTTGGCCGAGGAAAACAAGGCTGCCCTAGAGGCGTACGAGCAGGAGCTTCTTGAGTGGCAAGCTGCCAAGAAGGGAGAGCGGGGTGAGAAGCCCAAGCCCCCCGTTCCCCGCCGGTTGGTGGTTGGCGACGCTACCCCGGAGAAGCTGGCCAGCATCCTGGAGGGCAACCCTGCCGTGCTGGCCGTGGTGGACGAGCTAAAGGGGCTTCTCCTCGCTTGGAGGCGGGAGGACCGGGCCCAAGGGCGGGCGTTCTTCCTTAGCGCCTACCACGGCACCCCCTTCGTGGTGGACCGGGTGAGCAGGGGCACCACATACCTGCCACGGCCGCAGGTGGCCCTTCTTGGCGGTATTCAAGCCGGGCCATGGCACCAGGTGGTGCGGGGCGGGCTTGGCAAAGGGGAGGACGCGGATGGGCTACTGCAGAGGTTTACCCCCGTGGTCCTTGACCCCCTTCCTCCGGTCAAGGAGCCCCCGCCGGTGCCGGAGGAAACGCTTTGGGGCTACCGGGACCTGGTGATGCGGCTTTGGGCTGAGGAAGTGCCCACGATGGTCAGCCCCTCCCCCGAGGCGTACCGGCTCTGGAAGGAGTGGCGCTTTGAAACCCTCCAGGAGCAACGCAACCCTGAGCTTCCCGAGGCGTGGCGCGGGTACCTGAGCAAGCGGATGGGGCTCACGGCCAGGATGGCGGGCATCCTTAGCGCCTTGTGGGGCGAACCGGGGGTGATAAGCGAGAGGACCATGGCCCGGGCCATCTTCCTGGTCAAGGCCATCCTTGAACCCCACGCCAAGCGGGCTTGGCGCGTGGGAGAGGTGGGGGACATCTCCCCGGCCATCCGGCTGGCCAAACGGCTCAGGGAGGGGAAGGTGGAGCGCTTCACCCGCCGGGAGGTCTACACCAAAGAGTGGGGCGGCATCACCACTTCCGAGGAAGCGGGCCGGGCTCTTTGGCTTCTGGAGAAGGCGGGGTGGGTGGCGTATGACCCCGAGGCCCGGGCCTACCTGGTCAACCCCCGCGTTCATGAGGAGGTGGGGCATGCCCATTGA
- a CDS encoding ABC transporter ATP-binding protein — MLLELKGVKKAYQNGSVVFPALRGVDLRVEEGEMLAIMGPSGSGKSTLLHILGLLDRPTEGEYFLMGRPTSSLSEEERAYLRNRFLGFVFQAFFLLPRLTAVENVEVPLAYAGVPPRERRRRALALLERVGLLEKAGSLPNQLSGGQRQRVAIARALALDPPLLLADEPTGALDSRTGEEIMALFQELNRGGTTVIVVTHEPLVAEKMRRIVRVRDGEIVGDERRG, encoded by the coding sequence GTGCTCCTGGAGCTTAAGGGGGTGAAAAAGGCCTACCAGAACGGGAGCGTGGTTTTCCCGGCCCTGAGGGGCGTTGACCTTCGGGTGGAGGAGGGGGAGATGCTTGCCATCATGGGGCCTTCGGGAAGCGGCAAGAGCACCCTCCTCCACATCCTGGGCCTGTTGGACCGGCCCACGGAGGGGGAGTATTTCCTCATGGGAAGGCCGACTTCCAGCCTCTCCGAGGAAGAGCGGGCGTACCTGAGAAACCGCTTCCTCGGTTTCGTCTTTCAGGCCTTTTTCCTCCTCCCGCGGTTGACGGCCGTGGAGAACGTGGAGGTGCCCCTGGCCTACGCGGGGGTACCTCCTAGGGAGCGGCGCCGCCGGGCCCTCGCCCTCCTGGAGCGGGTGGGGCTTTTGGAAAAGGCAGGGAGCCTTCCCAATCAACTTTCCGGGGGCCAGCGCCAGCGGGTGGCCATCGCCCGCGCCTTGGCCCTGGACCCACCCCTTCTCCTGGCCGACGAACCCACCGGGGCCTTGGACTCCAGGACGGGGGAGGAGATCATGGCCCTTTTTCAGGAACTCAACCGCGGGGGGACCACGGTCATCGTCGTCACCCACGAGCCCCTAGTGGCGGAAAAGATGCGGCGCATCGTCCGGGTGCGGGATGGGGAGATCGTGGGCGACGAAAGGAGGGGATAG
- a CDS encoding ABC transporter permease, whose product MAEFGQAAGTPRVGLSPGEVVRIALRAIAANPLRSALTALGVVIGVAAVVALTMVGQGTTRRITSLLQGLGTNLLTVGPAQGGRGFGGGLVRFGGPATLPLADAYAIQEAFPQEVVGVAPVVQGNFQLKYGANNLRATVVGTWPDFAQVRTAVPERGSFLTQEDVDLRRRVAVIGYGVAQDLFGGEDPLGQRLRIGGIPFTVVGVLPDKGDQGFASTNYQVFVPLSTYLQRLARLEAGEPMVNAIYVQGRDHNRLKELQEAITRLLAERRGLVDPSAYDFSITNQQDALQSVNQTTLVMTLFLGGVAAISLLVGGIGIMNIMLVSVTERTREIGVRKALGARPRDILAQFLAESVVLSVGGGVLGVALGLLMARFVGQAIGVSPVFSPWSVAVAFLFAVFVGVFFGLYPAWRAARLDPVEALRYE is encoded by the coding sequence GTGGCGGAGTTTGGACAGGCGGCGGGTACCCCAAGGGTGGGCCTTTCCCCCGGGGAGGTGGTGCGCATCGCCCTGAGGGCCATCGCCGCCAACCCCTTGCGCTCCGCCCTCACCGCCTTGGGCGTCGTGATCGGGGTGGCGGCGGTGGTGGCCCTCACCATGGTGGGCCAGGGAACCACCCGGAGGATCACCTCCCTCCTGCAGGGCTTGGGCACCAACCTCCTCACCGTGGGCCCGGCCCAGGGGGGAAGGGGCTTCGGGGGTGGGCTGGTGCGCTTTGGCGGCCCGGCCACCCTCCCCCTAGCCGACGCCTACGCCATCCAGGAGGCCTTCCCTCAGGAGGTGGTGGGGGTCGCCCCGGTGGTCCAGGGGAACTTCCAGCTGAAGTACGGGGCCAACAACCTCAGGGCCACCGTGGTGGGCACCTGGCCCGATTTCGCCCAGGTGCGCACCGCCGTGCCGGAGAGGGGCAGTTTCCTCACCCAGGAGGATGTGGACCTGAGGAGGCGGGTGGCCGTCATCGGCTACGGCGTTGCCCAGGACCTCTTCGGGGGCGAGGACCCGCTGGGTCAGCGCTTGCGCATCGGGGGAATCCCCTTCACCGTGGTGGGGGTTTTGCCCGATAAGGGGGACCAGGGGTTTGCCAGCACCAACTACCAGGTATTTGTTCCCCTTTCTACCTACTTGCAGCGCCTGGCCCGCCTCGAGGCGGGGGAGCCCATGGTAAACGCCATCTACGTGCAGGGGAGGGACCATAACCGCCTGAAGGAGCTTCAGGAGGCGATAACCCGCCTCTTGGCGGAGCGCCGGGGCTTGGTGGACCCCAGCGCCTACGACTTTTCCATCACCAACCAACAGGACGCCCTTCAGAGCGTGAACCAGACCACCCTGGTCATGACCCTCTTCCTAGGGGGCGTGGCGGCCATCAGCCTCTTGGTGGGGGGGATTGGCATCATGAACATCATGCTGGTCTCCGTCACGGAGCGGACGCGGGAGATCGGGGTGCGCAAGGCCTTGGGGGCACGGCCCAGGGATATCCTGGCCCAGTTCTTGGCGGAGTCCGTGGTCCTCTCCGTGGGAGGCGGGGTTTTGGGGGTGGCGTTGGGGCTCTTGATGGCCAGGTTCGTGGGACAGGCCATCGGGGTAAGCCCGGTGTTCTCCCCTTGGAGCGTGGCCGTCGCCTTTCTCTTCGCGGTCTTCGTGGGCGTTTTCTTCGGCCTCTATCCGGCCTGGCGGGCGGCCCGCCTGGACCCGGTGGAGGCCTTGCGGTACGAGTAG
- a CDS encoding TolC family protein: MRKAWLPFLLAVAWAQGVDLKALVQGSPGFQDLEAERNQARLSLEAARAGLLPTLAPQGSYSRASTGQESLSLGVGGGFPLLPWGPAQDALQAAERAYRQALLDLRAQENALFLRVLSQYLEAYLAGLDLAVAQKALELREAQLQAVEAQYARGQATFQALLEAQTNQAQAQAEVLGAESALSLARARLQATLGTQVEPLPLPLPQVLPSLEEALAALERRPDVQKARLALEEAEALLAQARRDRYLPSVNLGVSLAEGQAGLEVRLDLKAGQLGYSLLLYPGRSQSLASFQLQANLPLFQPSQDAALSLREEAVERARRALANALVAAELDLKAKHQALRQAQSRLEVAARGLKAAESALDTARKRLAAGTGTPLEVKQAEFNLLQAQRSWEGAKAAFLQAYYALLEAMGESFLGGEK; encoded by the coding sequence ATGAGGAAAGCATGGCTCCCCTTTCTCCTCGCCGTGGCCTGGGCCCAAGGGGTTGACCTCAAGGCCCTGGTGCAAGGGAGTCCCGGCTTCCAGGACCTGGAGGCGGAACGGAACCAGGCCCGGCTTTCCTTGGAGGCCGCTCGGGCCGGGCTTCTTCCCACCTTAGCCCCCCAGGGGAGCTATTCCCGCGCTTCCACGGGGCAGGAGAGCCTTTCCCTGGGGGTGGGGGGCGGCTTCCCCCTCTTGCCCTGGGGCCCCGCCCAGGACGCCCTGCAAGCCGCGGAGCGGGCCTACCGCCAGGCCCTCCTGGACCTAAGGGCCCAGGAGAACGCCCTTTTCCTAAGGGTTCTCTCCCAGTACCTGGAGGCCTACCTGGCAGGGCTGGACCTGGCGGTGGCGCAAAAGGCCTTGGAACTAAGGGAAGCCCAACTCCAAGCGGTGGAGGCGCAGTATGCCCGGGGCCAGGCCACCTTTCAGGCCCTTTTGGAGGCCCAAACGAACCAGGCCCAGGCCCAGGCGGAGGTCCTGGGGGCGGAGTCGGCCTTGAGCTTGGCCCGGGCCCGGCTCCAGGCCACCCTGGGGACCCAGGTGGAGCCCCTGCCCTTGCCCCTGCCTCAGGTTCTGCCTTCCCTGGAGGAGGCTTTGGCCGCCCTGGAACGGCGTCCAGATGTGCAAAAGGCCCGGCTGGCCCTGGAGGAGGCGGAGGCCCTCCTTGCCCAGGCCCGCCGGGACCGGTACCTGCCCTCGGTGAACCTGGGCGTGAGCTTGGCGGAAGGGCAGGCGGGCCTCGAGGTGCGCCTGGACCTGAAGGCCGGGCAGCTAGGGTACAGCCTCTTGCTCTACCCGGGGAGGTCGCAAAGCCTCGCTAGCTTCCAGCTTCAAGCCAACCTTCCCCTCTTCCAGCCCTCCCAAGACGCCGCCCTTTCCCTAAGGGAGGAGGCGGTGGAGCGGGCCCGGCGGGCCCTCGCCAACGCCTTGGTGGCTGCCGAGCTGGACCTTAAGGCCAAGCACCAGGCCCTGCGGCAGGCCCAAAGCCGGCTGGAGGTGGCGGCGAGGGGCCTGAAGGCGGCGGAGAGCGCTTTGGATACCGCGAGGAAGCGCCTTGCGGCCGGTACGGGGACCCCGCTTGAGGTGAAGCAGGCGGAGTTCAACCTGCTCCAGGCCCAGCGCTCGTGGGAGGGGGCCAAGGCCGCCTTCCTGCAGGCCTACTACGCCCTTTTGGAAGCCATGGGGGAGTCTTTTCTGGGAGGTGAGAAATGA